A stretch of Arcobacter arenosus DNA encodes these proteins:
- a CDS encoding methyl-accepting chemotaxis protein, with the protein MKSFSINAKLMLLIIGSLLLMSVTILSISVNESIKHSEKEKLVQLKSTTYAKKQHIQEYFKTIEGLIISIANSASTQEAFNEFIRGFYTISSQSSGEVDMTKVKNELLNHYNDLYINKINFNLPNVSSKKEASEYLPKDDNGILAQYMYIIKNEEKIGEKNKLTQSNTFFNNYAFSHTRFHETFNIILEKFSLYDIFLVDLKGTIIYSTFKEKDFATNLKTGPYANSGIAKVNEKAYTLEKGEVAFSDFEPYEPSYNTPASFLAIPVFNNQNRRIGNLIMQFPISVIDSIMNFNGNYESAGLGKSGKSYLVGSDYKMRNNHRYLKDLDHQHVKNSGTTISLFEIKTEATKLALENKSGAKLIEDNEGKKYLSAYSGLKVFDKQWGIISEIDNDEALADSIKLNIILASISFVVLILIIFISIYILRNSIIKPIKNFENGLMSFFKYLNNEINEVVYLDDSKNDEIGEMSKVVNKNINKTKDGIEKDRELINETVMILSEFEKGDLSQRIKAKPSNPSLEELKTVINNMGNNLEINIQNILKVLETYTQYNYIQKVDPKDLKEQLLKLAEGVNLLGDSITQMLIENKTNGLKLDDSSDRLIESVKILSNNTNSAAASIEETSAALEEINSNIISNNENVEKMASYSQEVNKSVKTGEELAKKTTQAMDEINEQVSAINEAISVIDQIAFQTNTLSLNAAVEAATAGEAGKGFAVVAQEVRNLAARSAEAAKEIKDLVESANIKANEGKQISDTMIEGYSSLSKNINNTIELIYAVSSSSKEQQIGISQINESIASLDKQTQENAAIAQNTNNIALQTDTISKQIVTSADEKEFKGKNEINLN; encoded by the coding sequence ATGAAAAGTTTTAGTATTAACGCTAAATTAATGTTATTAATTATTGGTAGTTTACTTTTAATGTCTGTAACTATTTTGTCTATAAGTGTAAATGAAAGTATAAAGCACTCAGAAAAAGAGAAACTTGTTCAGCTTAAATCAACAACTTATGCAAAAAAACAACATATTCAAGAGTATTTTAAAACCATTGAAGGTTTAATTATTTCAATTGCAAATTCTGCTTCAACTCAAGAGGCTTTTAATGAGTTTATTAGAGGGTTTTATACTATTTCTAGTCAATCAAGTGGCGAAGTTGATATGACAAAAGTAAAAAATGAACTTTTAAATCATTACAATGATCTTTATATAAATAAAATAAATTTTAATTTACCTAATGTTTCTTCAAAAAAAGAAGCTAGTGAATATTTACCAAAAGATGATAATGGAATTTTAGCTCAATATATGTATATTATAAAAAATGAAGAGAAAATTGGTGAAAAGAATAAATTAACTCAATCAAATACTTTTTTTAATAACTATGCTTTTTCTCACACACGATTTCATGAGACCTTTAATATAATTTTAGAAAAATTTTCATTATATGATATTTTTTTGGTAGATTTAAAAGGTACAATTATTTATAGTACTTTTAAAGAAAAAGATTTTGCTACTAATTTAAAAACTGGACCTTATGCAAATAGTGGAATTGCTAAAGTAAATGAAAAAGCATATACATTAGAAAAAGGTGAAGTTGCATTTAGTGATTTTGAACCTTATGAACCAAGTTATAATACTCCTGCTTCTTTTCTAGCTATTCCTGTTTTTAACAATCAAAATAGAAGAATCGGTAATTTAATTATGCAGTTTCCAATTAGTGTGATTGATTCAATTATGAATTTTAATGGAAATTATGAAAGTGCAGGCTTAGGAAAAAGTGGTAAAAGTTATTTAGTTGGAAGTGATTATAAAATGAGAAATAATCACAGATACCTAAAAGATCTTGACCATCAACATGTAAAAAATTCAGGTACAACTATATCATTATTTGAAATAAAAACAGAGGCAACAAAACTTGCTTTAGAAAATAAAAGTGGGGCAAAATTAATAGAAGATAATGAGGGTAAAAAATATTTAAGTGCTTATTCAGGACTTAAAGTTTTTGATAAACAATGGGGAATAATCTCTGAAATTGATAATGATGAGGCTTTAGCTGATAGTATTAAGTTAAATATTATACTAGCTTCAATCTCATTTGTTGTACTTATTTTGATAATTTTTATTTCAATTTACATTTTAAGAAATTCAATTATTAAACCTATCAAAAATTTTGAAAATGGTCTTATGTCATTTTTTAAATATTTAAATAATGAAATTAATGAAGTTGTTTATTTAGATGATTCTAAAAATGATGAAATAGGTGAGATGTCAAAAGTTGTTAATAAAAATATTAATAAAACTAAAGATGGAATAGAAAAAGATAGAGAATTAATAAATGAAACTGTAATGATATTATCAGAATTTGAAAAGGGTGATTTATCTCAAAGAATTAAAGCTAAACCATCAAATCCTTCTTTAGAGGAATTAAAAACTGTAATTAATAATATGGGGAATAATTTAGAAATAAATATTCAAAATATTTTAAAAGTTTTAGAAACTTATACACAATATAACTATATCCAAAAAGTTGATCCAAAAGATTTAAAAGAACAGCTTTTAAAATTAGCCGAAGGGGTAAACCTTTTAGGAGATTCCATTACTCAAATGCTTATTGAAAATAAAACAAATGGATTAAAATTAGATGATAGTTCAGATAGATTAATTGAAAGTGTAAAAATCTTATCAAATAATACAAATTCTGCTGCTGCATCTATAGAAGAAACTTCTGCTGCTTTAGAAGAGATAAATAGTAATATTATTTCAAATAATGAAAATGTTGAAAAAATGGCTTCTTATTCTCAAGAGGTTAATAAATCTGTTAAAACAGGAGAAGAGTTAGCTAAAAAAACTACACAAGCAATGGATGAAATAAATGAACAAGTTAGTGCTATTAATGAGGCAATAAGTGTTATTGATCAAATTGCTTTCCAAACAAATACTTTATCTTTAAATGCAGCTGTAGAAGCAGCAACAGCAGGTGAAGCAGGAAAAGGCTTTGCCGTTGTTGCTCAAGAAGTTAGAAACTTAGCTGCAAGAAGTGCTGAAGCGGCAAAAGAGATTAAAGATTTAGTTGAAAGTGCAAATATTAAAGCAAATGAAGGGAAACAAATCTCTGATACAATGATTGAGGGATATAGTAGTCTTAGTAAAAATATAAACAATACAATAGAACTTATTTATGCTGTATCAAGTTCTTCTAAAGAGCAACAAATAGGAATTTCACAAATAAATGAAAGTATTGCAAGTTTAGATAAACAAACACAGGAAAATGCAGCTATCGCTCAAAATACAAACAATATTGCTCTTCAAACAGATACTATTTCTAAACAAATTGTTACAAGTGCAGATGAAAAAGAGTTTAAAGGAAAAAATGAAATAAACCTAAATTAA
- the dctP gene encoding TRAP transporter substrate-binding protein DctP — protein MKLFKGLVIAGLITATSLSAATWKYAFGEGTSDPQGIYATAFKSFIEDNSRNKIELYKVGSLGEETDMMEQTRAGLLHFLGQSTGYMGGTIPEMDIFTVPYVMPTDTKQLDYFFKNSKVVNEMLPTIFHKHGLELLSIFPEGEMAVTTFEEFHSPEDLKGKKMRVMPGSPILVETYKAFGASPQPMSWGDLVGALKTGMVDGQENPTVWIEAYGLDDLTKVLTYTGHGHFNASVSANKKFYDGLSKRDKKLVQEAAEFAHKTILQEAQKLDAYGLGRIVRTNPNYKIVTLTEDERKVFKEKAKAVQESFASKSDSNKKIMTQMMKDLDQAEKNAK, from the coding sequence ATGAAATTATTTAAAGGATTGGTAATAGCAGGTTTAATTACTGCTACAAGTTTAAGTGCAGCAACATGGAAATATGCTTTTGGTGAAGGTACAAGTGACCCTCAAGGTATTTATGCAACTGCATTTAAGAGTTTTATTGAAGATAATTCAAGAAATAAAATAGAGTTATATAAGGTTGGTTCTTTAGGTGAAGAAACTGATATGATGGAACAAACAAGAGCTGGATTACTTCATTTCTTAGGACAATCAACTGGATATATGGGTGGAACTATCCCTGAAATGGATATTTTTACTGTTCCTTATGTAATGCCTACAGATACAAAACAATTGGATTATTTCTTTAAAAACTCTAAAGTAGTTAATGAGATGCTTCCAACAATTTTCCATAAACATGGATTAGAACTATTATCTATTTTCCCTGAAGGAGAGATGGCTGTTACAACATTTGAAGAGTTTCATTCCCCTGAAGATTTAAAGGGTAAAAAGATGAGAGTTATGCCAGGTTCACCTATTTTAGTTGAAACATATAAAGCTTTTGGAGCATCTCCTCAACCTATGTCATGGGGTGATTTAGTTGGTGCACTTAAAACAGGAATGGTTGATGGACAAGAAAATCCAACAGTATGGATTGAAGCTTATGGTTTAGATGATTTAACAAAAGTTTTAACATACACTGGTCATGGACACTTTAACGCATCAGTTAGTGCAAATAAAAAGTTCTATGATGGATTATCAAAAAGAGATAAAAAATTAGTTCAAGAAGCTGCTGAATTTGCCCATAAAACAATTTTACAAGAGGCTCAAAAACTTGATGCTTATGGATTAGGAAGAATTGTAAGAACAAATCCTAATTATAAAATTGTAACTTTAACTGAAGATGAAAGAAAGGTATTTAAAGAAAAAGCAAAAGCGGTACAAGAATCATTTGCTTCAAAAAGTGATTCAAATAAAAAGATAATGACACAAATGATGAAAGATTTAGACCAAGCTGAGAAAAATGCTAAATAA
- a CDS encoding NAD-dependent succinate-semialdehyde dehydrogenase, with amino-acid sequence MGYSPTHFKSINPYNEEIVCEVPMHTKEEARQIVQNSQEAYINEWINTNYEQRAKLLNAVAKEMKDNLDYYALPMTEEMGKPINEARGEVNKAAWAAEHYASFAEEYLKTEYIESDATESYVQYLPLGVTLGVLPWNAPFWLAFRYLAPALMSGNTCIMKHDSHTPLCALRIVEAFTKVGFPTNVVQNLMVGHSLLEDVIRHEYVMGVSLTGSSKAGAAVGAIAGSEIKPVVLELGGSDPAIILADTQDLEKAADVVVLSRYINAGQSCIAAKRIIVEEPIYEKFIDLLKERFEKLKLGDPKDESTTIGPIARRELVEEMHEQVDKSVAAGARLVLGGQRLDDMQGFFFPVTILADVEPGMVVSCQETFGPIASIIKVKDEEEAIKIANATDYGLGGSVWTGDVEKGKKLASRIVTGQVSINGIVKSDPRLPSGGVKKSGLGKELGPHGIKMFVNTQQVWVGPVKS; translated from the coding sequence ATGGGATACAGTCCAACACACTTTAAATCAATAAATCCATACAATGAAGAGATTGTATGTGAAGTACCAATGCATACAAAAGAAGAAGCAAGACAGATTGTTCAAAATTCACAAGAAGCATATATAAACGAATGGATTAATACAAATTATGAACAAAGAGCAAAACTTTTGAATGCAGTGGCAAAAGAGATGAAAGACAACCTTGATTATTATGCACTTCCTATGACTGAAGAGATGGGTAAACCAATAAATGAAGCAAGGGGTGAAGTTAATAAAGCTGCATGGGCCGCTGAACACTATGCAAGTTTTGCTGAAGAGTATTTAAAAACTGAATATATAGAATCAGATGCAACAGAAAGTTATGTTCAATATCTACCCCTTGGAGTGACGCTTGGAGTGTTACCTTGGAATGCACCATTTTGGTTAGCTTTTAGATATTTAGCACCAGCTCTTATGTCTGGAAATACTTGTATTATGAAGCATGACTCACATACTCCATTATGTGCACTTAGAATTGTTGAAGCTTTTACTAAAGTTGGATTCCCTACAAATGTTGTTCAAAATCTGATGGTAGGACACTCACTACTTGAAGATGTAATTAGACATGAATATGTGATGGGAGTTTCACTTACAGGTTCTTCAAAAGCAGGAGCTGCTGTTGGAGCTATTGCTGGAAGTGAAATCAAGCCTGTAGTTTTAGAACTTGGTGGTAGTGACCCAGCTATTATTTTAGCTGATACCCAAGATTTAGAAAAAGCCGCAGATGTAGTTGTTCTTTCAAGATATATAAATGCAGGACAATCTTGTATTGCTGCTAAAAGAATTATTGTTGAAGAGCCAATTTATGAAAAATTTATAGATTTATTAAAAGAAAGATTTGAGAAATTAAAACTTGGAGACCCAAAAGATGAGTCAACAACAATTGGACCAATAGCAAGACGTGAGTTGGTTGAGGAGATGCATGAACAAGTTGACAAATCAGTAGCAGCAGGAGCTAGATTAGTTCTTGGTGGTCAAAGATTAGATGATATGCAAGGATTTTTCTTTCCTGTAACTATTTTAGCTGATGTAGAGCCAGGTATGGTTGTTTCTTGTCAAGAAACATTTGGACCAATAGCTTCAATTATAAAAGTAAAAGATGAAGAGGAAGCTATAAAAATAGCAAATGCAACAGATTATGGTTTAGGTGGTTCTGTTTGGACAGGAGATGTCGAAAAAGGTAAAAAACTAGCTTCAAGAATTGTTACCGGACAAGTTTCAATAAATGGGATAGTTAAATCAGACCCAAGACTTCCAAGTGGTGGAGTTAAAAAATCTGGACTTGGAAAAGAGTTAGGACCACATGGAATTAAAATGTTTGTAAATACTCAACAAGTTTGGGTTGGTCCTGTTAAAAGTTAA
- a CDS encoding M24 family metallopeptidase, translating into MSKTKLAFTKKEYIQRVKRVKSIMQQRRIDVLVATDPGNMNWLTGYDGWSFYVHQGVIISLDHEEPIWFGRLMDVNAALLRCYMSKENMIGYPEMYVQNLDEHPMTWIGENVFRKNKWEKCVIATERDNYYYSAEAHFRLTATLPNATFVNANNLVNWVRGKKSAKEIEYMKIAGRITEKIHQRVLDIVRPGIPKSHVVSQIYETAIAGVDGYGGDYPSIVPLLPSGAEASASHITWDDSPFKKNEATFFEISGCYKRYHAPMSRTIYMGKPNQKFLDAEKALQETIDAGLEMAKPGNTTADIANAAQKVMNKYGIDRNNARYGYPIGVSYPPDWGERTCSLRSTDLTVLEPGMTFHFMPGIWQEDWGVEITESIHITKDGVETFCNFPRQLFLK; encoded by the coding sequence ATGAGTAAAACAAAACTTGCCTTTACTAAAAAGGAATATATACAAAGGGTTAAAAGAGTTAAATCTATAATGCAACAAAGACGAATTGACGTCTTAGTTGCAACAGACCCTGGAAATATGAATTGGCTAACAGGATATGATGGATGGTCTTTTTATGTTCACCAAGGTGTAATTATCTCTTTAGACCATGAAGAACCTATTTGGTTTGGAAGACTTATGGATGTAAATGCGGCATTACTTAGATGTTACATGAGTAAAGAGAATATGATTGGCTACCCTGAAATGTATGTACAAAATCTAGACGAACATCCAATGACTTGGATAGGAGAAAATGTTTTTAGAAAAAATAAATGGGAAAAATGTGTAATTGCCACTGAAAGAGATAATTATTATTACTCAGCAGAAGCTCATTTTAGATTAACTGCAACCTTGCCAAATGCAACCTTTGTAAATGCAAATAATTTAGTAAATTGGGTTAGGGGTAAGAAGTCTGCAAAAGAGATTGAATATATGAAAATTGCTGGAAGAATTACCGAAAAAATTCATCAAAGAGTACTTGATATTGTAAGACCTGGTATTCCAAAATCCCATGTTGTCTCACAAATTTATGAAACAGCAATTGCTGGAGTTGATGGTTATGGAGGAGATTACCCTTCAATAGTACCTTTACTTCCATCAGGAGCTGAAGCTTCAGCTTCACATATTACTTGGGATGATAGCCCTTTTAAAAAAAATGAAGCAACTTTTTTTGAGATATCTGGATGTTATAAAAGATACCATGCTCCTATGTCAAGAACAATTTATATGGGAAAACCAAATCAAAAGTTTTTAGATGCTGAAAAAGCACTTCAAGAAACAATTGATGCTGGGCTTGAAATGGCAAAACCAGGAAATACAACTGCTGATATTGCAAATGCAGCCCAAAAAGTTATGAATAAATATGGTATCGATAGAAACAATGCAAGGTATGGATATCCAATTGGAGTTAGTTATCCACCGGATTGGGGTGAAAGAACTTGTAGTTTAAGAAGTACAGATTTAACAGTTCTTGAACCCGGTATGACCTTTCATTTTATGCCAGGGATTTGGCAAGAGGATTGGGGAGTTGAGATTACGGAAAGTATACATATCACCAAAGATGGGGTAGAGACTTTTTGTAATTTCCCAAGACAATTATTTCTAAAATAA
- the zupT gene encoding zinc transporter ZupT: protein METLSLENYIIAFILTLFAGLSTSIGAVIAFFSKTKTEKFLSLGLGFSAGVMIYVSFMEILQKSTESFTQLVSSEVKGESLALFCFFLGIAIIAVIDRLIPKDVNPHEPKSEAQLQELKPNNKNSVVLNNSLKRTGVFTALAIGIHNFPEGFATFISSLDNLTLGLSIALAIAIHNIPEGMAVSLPIYHATGNKKKAFWYATLSGFAEPIGAIIGFFILFPFMGEATLGITFGLVSGIMIYISFDELLPAARVYGNAHTTIAGLVLGMFVMSISLMLFKFV from the coding sequence ATGGAAACTTTGAGTCTTGAAAATTATATTATAGCTTTCATACTAACCTTATTTGCAGGACTTTCTACAAGTATTGGTGCAGTTATTGCATTTTTTTCAAAGACAAAAACTGAAAAATTCTTATCTTTAGGATTGGGTTTTTCAGCTGGCGTTATGATATATGTATCATTTATGGAGATACTACAAAAATCTACAGAGTCTTTTACTCAATTAGTATCAAGTGAAGTAAAGGGTGAATCTTTAGCATTATTTTGCTTTTTTTTAGGTATTGCAATTATTGCAGTTATTGATAGACTTATTCCAAAAGATGTTAATCCCCATGAACCAAAATCAGAAGCACAATTACAAGAATTGAAACCCAATAATAAAAATAGTGTTGTTTTAAATAATAGTTTAAAAAGAACAGGGGTTTTTACCGCTTTAGCAATAGGTATTCACAATTTTCCAGAAGGTTTTGCAACTTTTATTTCATCTTTAGATAACTTAACTCTTGGTTTAAGCATCGCTTTGGCTATTGCTATTCATAATATTCCTGAAGGGATGGCAGTCTCTTTACCTATTTATCATGCAACTGGAAATAAGAAAAAAGCATTTTGGTATGCAACTCTTTCTGGTTTTGCAGAACCTATTGGGGCAATTATTGGATTTTTTATATTATTTCCTTTTATGGGAGAGGCTACTTTAGGGATAACTTTTGGACTTGTATCTGGAATTATGATTTATATCTCCTTTGATGAACTTTTGCCAGCAGCTAGAGTTTATGGAAATGCCCATACAACGATTGCAGGTTTAGTTTTGGGGATGTTTGTTATGTCAATTAGTTTAATGTTATTTAAGTTTGTTTGA
- a CDS encoding DedA family protein yields MLHSIVDFIVQTVGTLGYTGIFIMMFLESTFFPFPSEVVMIPAGYLVHKGEMNMAIVLFCGIAGSLAGAFFNYYLAIYVGRAVLIKYGKYFFIKESTIQKAERFFENHGHISTFSGRLIPAVRQLISFPAGLARMNIVSFSVYTTLGASIWVVILTLLGYYIGDNEDLVKEYLSTIVYLLLGLIALGAFIYYKRINKGL; encoded by the coding sequence ATGCTTCATAGTATTGTAGATTTTATCGTTCAAACAGTTGGCACTTTAGGTTATACAGGAATTTTTATAATGATGTTCTTAGAAAGTACTTTCTTCCCTTTTCCTAGTGAAGTAGTAATGATTCCTGCTGGTTACTTAGTTCACAAAGGTGAGATGAATATGGCTATAGTTTTATTCTGTGGAATAGCAGGTTCACTTGCTGGAGCATTTTTTAACTACTACTTAGCTATTTATGTTGGTAGAGCTGTTTTAATAAAATATGGAAAATATTTTTTTATAAAAGAATCTACAATCCAAAAAGCCGAAAGGTTTTTTGAAAACCACGGACATATCTCAACTTTTAGTGGAAGATTAATCCCTGCAGTTAGACAGCTTATATCATTCCCTGCTGGTTTAGCTAGAATGAATATTGTAAGTTTTTCTGTTTATACAACTTTAGGTGCATCTATTTGGGTTGTTATATTAACTTTACTTGGTTATTACATTGGGGACAATGAAGATTTAGTAAAAGAGTATTTATCAACTATTGTTTATCTATTATTAGGATTAATTGCCTTAGGGGCTTTTATTTATTATAAAAGAATAAATAAAGGTTTATAA
- a CDS encoding diaminobutyrate--2-oxoglutarate transaminase, with protein sequence MLNDKTVFEENESEIRAYCRAVPTVFKSSKNAIMIDENDKEFVDFFAGAGVLNFGHNNPKMKDAVIEFLQRDGVVHSLDMFTDVKRDFISTFVETVLKPRGMGDYKLQFTGPTGTNAVEAALKLARKVTGRTEIVAFHRGFHGMTLGSLACTANNAFRSSSGVPLNNVIRGTFNDMEALDRMREQMFDAGSGMLPPAGFIVEPVQAEGGVRPATKEWLQAVQKLARDTGALFILDSIQCGNGRCGSYFSFDDLDVDPDINICAKGLGGFGTPIGMLINKPEVDKAWGPGQHTGTFRGQGISFVAGRVALEYFKDEEFNKETIRKGKVIRALLDEMNDKYSQVTEIRQKGMMLAINFDNAATVKEITGKCYENGLIIGACSTGEIIKFIPPLTIEDEVLEEGLKRFKASVEAVLG encoded by the coding sequence ATGTTAAACGATAAAACAGTATTTGAAGAGAATGAATCAGAAATTAGAGCTTATTGTAGAGCAGTACCAACTGTTTTTAAATCATCAAAAAATGCAATTATGATTGATGAAAATGATAAAGAATTTGTAGACTTTTTTGCAGGAGCTGGAGTTTTAAACTTTGGTCACAATAATCCAAAAATGAAAGATGCAGTAATTGAATTTTTACAAAGAGATGGAGTTGTTCATTCCCTTGATATGTTTACAGATGTAAAAAGAGATTTTATCTCAACATTTGTTGAAACTGTTTTAAAACCAAGAGGAATGGGTGATTACAAACTACAATTTACAGGACCAACAGGAACAAATGCAGTTGAAGCTGCACTTAAACTTGCTAGAAAAGTAACTGGAAGAACAGAGATTGTAGCTTTCCATAGAGGTTTCCATGGTATGACTTTAGGTTCCCTTGCTTGTACAGCAAATAATGCCTTTAGAAGCTCGTCAGGAGTTCCTTTAAATAATGTTATTAGAGGAACATTTAATGACATGGAAGCTCTAGATAGAATGAGAGAACAAATGTTTGATGCAGGTTCAGGGATGTTACCACCAGCTGGATTTATAGTTGAACCAGTACAAGCAGAAGGTGGAGTTAGACCAGCAACAAAAGAATGGTTACAAGCAGTGCAAAAACTTGCACGTGATACTGGTGCTTTATTTATACTTGACAGTATTCAATGTGGAAATGGTAGATGTGGAAGTTATTTTAGTTTTGATGATTTAGATGTTGACCCAGATATTAATATTTGTGCAAAAGGTTTAGGTGGATTTGGTACACCAATTGGTATGTTAATAAATAAACCAGAAGTTGATAAAGCTTGGGGACCAGGACAACATACAGGTACATTTAGAGGACAAGGTATCTCTTTTGTAGCAGGTCGTGTTGCCTTAGAGTATTTTAAAGATGAAGAGTTTAACAAAGAGACTATTAGAAAAGGTAAAGTGATTAGAGCTTTATTAGATGAGATGAATGACAAATATTCTCAAGTTACTGAAATAAGACAAAAGGGGATGATGTTAGCAATTAATTTTGATAACGCTGCTACTGTTAAAGAGATTACTGGAAAATGTTATGAAAATGGATTAATTATTGGAGCTTGTTCAACTGGTGAGATTATTAAGTTTATTCCACCTTTAACAATCGAAGATGAAGTTTTGGAAGAGGGATTAAAAAGATTTAAAGCTTCAGTTGAAGCTGTATTAGGTTAA
- a CDS encoding SDR family oxidoreductase: MKKAIVTGFSSGIGKAICEILEENNYKVLTLKSRLEDTKALEIEVKNLLKENDIDLLVNCAGLGIFKPHEEISIPKIQELININLTAPIILSSLLLRTLKKTKGHIINIASIEATRHSKFSALYTATKSGLRNFSLTLFEELRKSDVKVTTINPDLTKTNFFDEFNFEPSENKNAHLLPQTIANTVLDILNFDGVITEITVRPQRLEIKKK, encoded by the coding sequence ATGAAAAAGGCTATTGTAACTGGTTTTTCTTCTGGAATTGGAAAAGCAATTTGTGAAATTTTAGAAGAAAATAATTATAAGGTTTTAACTTTAAAATCTAGACTTGAAGATACAAAAGCTTTAGAAATAGAAGTGAAAAATCTATTAAAAGAGAATGATATTGATTTATTAGTTAATTGTGCTGGTCTTGGGATATTCAAACCCCATGAAGAGATCTCAATTCCAAAAATTCAAGAATTAATAAATATAAACCTTACTGCCCCAATTATCCTTTCAAGTTTACTTTTAAGAACTCTTAAAAAAACAAAAGGTCATATAATAAATATTGCTTCAATTGAAGCAACAAGACATTCAAAATTCTCTGCACTTTATACAGCAACAAAATCAGGACTTAGGAATTTTTCTCTAACTTTATTTGAAGAGTTAAGAAAATCAGATGTAAAAGTTACTACAATAAATCCTGACCTTACAAAAACTAACTTTTTTGATGAATTTAATTTTGAACCTAGTGAAAATAAGAATGCCCATTTGTTACCTCAAACTATAGCAAATACTGTTTTAGATATTTTAAACTTTGATGGGGTTATAACTGAAATCACTGTTCGCCCTCAAAGATTAGAGATTAAAAAAAAATAA
- a CDS encoding Dps family protein gives MANIVENLKQLQSDAHAMYVKVHNYHWNIEGMDFFPVHNQTEEIYTSFSTLYDELAERVLQLGEKPYLTLSDLVNTTNIEEESNSNFRSKEVVEKIINDYNYFLRSFRSLSEIASEAGDKTTEAFADEKVAKLEKDLWMIGNMLK, from the coding sequence ATGGCAAATATAGTAGAAAATTTAAAACAATTACAATCAGACGCCCATGCAATGTATGTAAAAGTACATAATTATCACTGGAATATTGAAGGGATGGATTTCTTCCCTGTACATAATCAAACAGAAGAGATTTATACAAGCTTTTCAACTTTGTATGATGAACTTGCAGAAAGGGTTTTACAATTAGGTGAAAAACCATATTTGACTCTATCTGATTTAGTTAACACTACAAATATAGAAGAAGAATCAAATTCAAATTTTAGGTCTAAAGAGGTTGTTGAAAAAATTATAAATGACTACAACTATTTTTTAAGATCATTTAGAAGTTTAAGTGAAATTGCATCAGAAGCAGGAGATAAAACAACAGAAGCTTTTGCTGATGAAAAAGTTGCTAAACTTGAAAAAGATTTATGGATGATTGGAAATATGCTTAAGTAG
- a CDS encoding TRAP transporter small permease has protein sequence MDTSTKNPILKALDFIDKMLSKFEGVMLALGVIAMAIITILSVITRFIFNDALTITDELNMIFIVIVTFAGLSYAARNGRHIRMSAIYDALPTKIRKVFMIFISLITSIFMFILAKYSYGYIVEVYESGRILPAIGIPVFYVYLWVPIGFTVTGLQYFFTVVKNIREDDVFLSTNVRDGYSDSNNDMEV, from the coding sequence ATGGACACTAGTACAAAAAACCCAATACTAAAAGCCTTAGATTTTATAGACAAAATGTTAAGTAAATTTGAAGGTGTTATGCTTGCATTAGGTGTAATTGCAATGGCAATTATAACTATACTTTCAGTTATTACAAGGTTTATTTTTAATGATGCATTAACAATAACCGATGAATTAAATATGATTTTTATTGTAATAGTTACCTTTGCAGGTTTAAGTTACGCCGCTAGAAATGGAAGACATATTAGAATGTCTGCAATATATGATGCTCTCCCTACAAAAATTAGAAAAGTCTTTATGATATTTATCTCTTTAATCACTTCAATTTTTATGTTTATATTAGCAAAATATTCATATGGGTATATTGTTGAAGTATATGAAAGTGGAAGAATTTTACCCGCTATTGGAATCCCTGTATTTTATGTATATTTGTGGGTACCAATTGGATTTACCGTTACTGGACTTCAATACTTTTTTACAGTTGTTAAGAATATAAGAGAAGATGATGTATTTCTTTCAACAAATGTAAGAGATGGTTATAGCGATAGTAATAATGATATGGAAGTATAA